The following proteins are co-located in the Ornithodoros turicata isolate Travis unplaced genomic scaffold, ASM3712646v1 Chromosome55, whole genome shotgun sequence genome:
- the LOC135374392 gene encoding uncharacterized protein LOC135374392, protein MDRVKYKRAARRAQVTKLCNEVAELRADRTATDVTLKALLSNLQNADVALRAVNDEIEPLFGAEELEEEYQGAISYEEKTVKAIVEIQSRLDELRLDPAQSQSGVNPVQSQSGVNPGQSQSGVKLPKLQLQTFSGELTNWISFWEQYRTAVDENARLTKSEKFQYLRTLLKGDAASAIRGLQATAACYYDAVDILKQRFGNTTRIEREHLSRLRKLPPVKSTEDVVGLRALYDHVQAHMRGLRALGVTKESYASMMVDILLSALPEALVIDYQRRTVHDAMRSESSEANQDGQGAAQSESTAETETKGLEELKKLLIYLRVEIESREQVATKIRRDSYPDQRPKGKRTGGMTTGAVLYAGLGQPGEKRNCFFCSAADHSTEDCKADITLAERFKKLAKDMRCYRCTKKGHRSKDCRVKVECSNCRRRHASSVCDPSRQPVEKALVSEVVTTTSVSTTNNPQQCERARVILQTFRAWASSDTECAYLRGIFDGGSQRTFIRGDIARRLKLPVIGQTTLQLNTFAGDASRDNIRKCKVVEVRLRSQFAPKEYVVRATTIDFICKDLEETPASNEFVSSVRVHGNFIADDLLFPSVRSEGEIGLLIGCDELWKLVSGEVKRCKSDGRLVAVESVFGWTFQGPTTVTSYSTTDSSTTAVCILKVGVGTSDDDILKRFWELDNLGISQEPDSKQEHNAEVLEDFIQKLERRNGRYEVALPWKMGLSALEDNYAVAKDRLQRLMKRLQRDNTVLEYDEAIRSYIKNGHAEEVNEDNGSSLVYYMPHRAVIRKNSSTTRVRVVFDASSHAAGALSLNDHLEKGPKLNTDLVVVLLRFRLHKVALTADIEKAFLQVGVRSQDRDALRFLWLSEIPTADHQDPQLQCWRMKRVPFGTTASPFLLSATLQHHFKSFLDVDEKLAESLLNSFYVDDLLTGAPTVDEALDIAYRAQEILLEAGMNLTKWASNAAEIQQALSPQDISCGVKRKSFNEPAQGKVLGVVWNRELDTFTFSGEHLLSIIRDTQLSKRSVLQASARIFDPLGFISPYTIRVKIIFQELWKAGLQWDAPLPADLATMWRSWISELPELCSISLERCLLPVNGTEYVYELHVFTDASPQAYGACAFLRTKNECEERKVRLIFAKTRVAPIKTLTLPRLELMGAVIGVRIANFVRSSLAVVVKGVTFWTDSTIALSWIKGDATRWRPFVRNRVVEIQVHSEAKQWRHCPGSENPADALTRGLTVKKLIDERQWFEGPGWLTQNEELWPDITSRSPSCLDSVEDERRTETVTMTNTEESPITALFDLSRHSNYQRVLRVTAWITRFIRNCRSTSKIGGSLSATEIGEAEDFWTRHVQTEAFPEEMTALKEKGAISNTSKLAQWRPFLDDNGVLRLTGRLQYSNHTEGVKHPILLPKQHAFVALLADNAHRRMLHGGVQSSLTALRERWWIIKARQLVKSIVHRCKVCAKFRVPRGAAPTAPLPTERLTPTHPFDTTGIDFAGPLYIKEASGSSTKSYIALFTCATSRAVHLELVMDLTTKSFIRAFRRFISRRGTPSTIFSDNALTFKKAAKDIGKLWSAIRSQEAQDFVATNRISWKFIVERAAWWGGMWERMVRTVKASLRKVLGRQCLTYEEMVTLLHEVEAVVNSRPLTFLHSNPDEPSALTPGHLLIGKNLIALPDTKDASSVPCTKTDTTNRRWMYRQRLADLFWKRWRHEYLLELRSAHQSNQVPESRAVSRGDVVIVHQDKVPRHLWTLGRVTEVYKGRDGNIRSCELRLPSGHTTRRPVQLVYPLEVQDREC, encoded by the coding sequence ATGGATCGGGTCAAGTACAAGAGAGCGGCCAGAAGGGCTCAAGTAACGAAGCTCTGCAACGAGGTTGCTGAGCTCCGAGCGGACCGAACAGCGACGGACGTAACGCTGAAAGCACTCTTGAGCAACCTTCAGAATGCTGACGTGGCACTTCGAGCAGTGAACGACGAAATCGAGCCTCTGTTTGGAGCAGAGGAGCTTGAAGAGGAGTATCAGGGCGCAATCAGCTACGAAGAGAAGACCGTAAAAGCCATAGTGGAGATCCAGTCACGTTTGGATGAGTTGAGACTGGACCCTGCGCAATCACAGAGCGGAGTCAACCCTGTACAGTCACAGAGCGGAGTCAACCCTGGGCAGTCGCAGAGCGGAGTCAAACTCCCGAAGTTGCAGCTTCAAACCTTCTCAGGCGAGTTGACCAACTGGATATCTTTTTGGGAGCAGTATCGTACGGCAGTTGATGAGAACGCAAGGTTGACGAAGAGTGAGAAATTTCAATACTTGAGGACCTTGTTGAAAGGAGATGCAGCATCAGCTATTCGAGGTCTACAGGCAACTGCGGCGTGCTATTACGATGCTGTAGACATACTGAAGCAGCGTTTCGGGAATACAACCCGGATAGAACGTGAGCACCTGTCAAGGTTACGAAAACTCCCACCAGTGAAGTCGACGGAAGATGTCGTGGGGCTTCGAGCACTTTACGATCATGTCCAGGCTCACATGAGAGGACTTCGAGCGTTAGGAGTAACAAAGGAAAGTTATGCTTCCATGATGGTAGACATCCTTTTGTCGGCGCTTCCAGAAGCCCTAGTCATAGACTACCAAAGGAGGACAGTACATGACGCCATGCGGTCAGAAAGTTCCGAAGCCAACCAGGATGGACAAGGAGCAGCTCAGTCAGAATCGACCGCAGAAACAGAGACAAAAGGACTGGAAGAGTTAAAAAAGTTGCTTATATACTTGCGAGTAGAAATAGAGAGCCGAGAGCAGGTAGCAACTAAAATTCGCCGTGACAGCTATCCCGATCAGCGCCCCAAAGGCAAAAGGACTGGAGGTATGACGACTGGAGCTGTGTTGTACGCTGGACTTGGGCAGCCTGGCGAAAAAAGGAACTGCTTTTTCTGCAGTGCCGCAGATCACAGCACCGAGGACTGCAAAGCAGACATTACCCTAGCGGAAAGGTTCAAGAAACTGGCCAAAGATATGAGGTGCTATCGTTGTACCAAGAAGGGTCATCGGTCAAAGGACTGCCGAGTAAAAGTGGAATGCAGTAACTGTCGAAGACGACATGCGTCATCGGTTTGTGACCCGTCTAGACAACCGGTAGAAAAGGCTCTGGTCAGTGAAGTGGTTACCACGACGAGCGTCTCTACAACGAACAATCCACAACAGTGCGAGAGAGCAAGAGTAATACTGCAAACGTTCCGTGCCTGGGCATCGTCGGACACCGAATGCGCTTACCTGAGAGGCATATTCGACGGAGGAAGCCAGCGCACATTTATACGTGGTGACATAGCCCGCAGGCTTAAGCTGCCAGTAATTGGGCAAACAACGCTTCAGCTCAACACTTTCGCAGGCGATGCCAGTCGGGACAATATTCGAAAGTGCAAAGTTGTCGAAGTTCGGCTAAGAAGTCAGTTCGCACCAAAGGAGTATGTGGTTCGCGCAACCACCATTGACTTCATTTGTAAGGACCTCGAAGAAACTCCTGCCAGTAACGAATTCGTGTCCTCTGTGCGTGTCCACGGCAACTTCATCGCCGATGACCTCTTATTCCCTAGTGTACGGAGTGAAGGCGAAATAGGACTACTCATCGGATGCGACGAGCTGTGGAAGTTGGTCTCAGGAGAAGTAAAGAGATGCAAGAGTGACGGAAGACTGGTTGCAGTAGAATCCGTTTTCGGATGGACCTTTCAGGGGCCAACCACGGTGACCAGCTACAGTACTACAGACAGTTCAACGACAGCTGTGTGCATACTGAAGGTTGGTGTGGGCACTTCTGATGACGACATTCTGAAACGTTTCTGGGAACTGGATAATCTAGGAATATCCCAGGAGCCTGACAGTAAACAGGAACACAACGCAGAGGTTCTAGAGGACTTCATACAGAAGTTGGAAAGGAGGAACGGCCGTTATGAGGTTGCGCTGCCATGGAAGATGGGCCTGAGTGCGCTAGAAGACAACTATGCAGTAGCTAAAGACCGACTGCAGAGGTTAATGAAACGACTGCAACGAGACAACACCGTACTGGAGTATGATGAAGCTATCCGAAGTTACATAAAAAATGGTCATGCCGAAGAAGTCAACGAGGACAACGGATCCAGTTTGGTTTACTACATGCCACACCGAGCTGTCATCCGGAAGAACTCGAGTACAACAAGGGTACGAGTTGTATTTGACGCCTCGTCACATGCAGCAGGGGCATTGTCTCTAAATGATCATTTGGAAAAAGGGCCAAAGCTTAACACCGACTTAGTTGTAGTACTGCTACGTTTCCGGCTACACAAAGTGGCATTGACAGCCGACATCGAGAAAGCCTTTCTGCAGGTGGGAGTCCGGAGTCAAGACAGAGATGCATTGAGGTTCCTGTGGCTTTCGGAGATTCCGACAGCAGACCATCAGGATCCACAGTTACAGTGCTGGAGAATGAAGAGGGTGCCATTTGGGACGACAGCGAGCCCCTTTCTTTTAAGCGCTACCCTGCAGCATCACTTCAAGTCGTTTCTGGACGTCGATGAAAAGTTGGCTGAGTCGTTGCTCAATTCCTTTTACGTGGACGACCTGCTCACCGGAGCTCCAACCGTGGACGAGGCCCTGGATATAGCTTACAGAGCGCAAGAAATATTACTTGAGGCTGGTATGAACTTAACAAAATGGGCTTCAAATGCTGCCGAGATACAACAGGCATTGTCACCACAAGATATCAGCTGTGGTGTGAAGAGGAAATCATTTAACGAGCCCGCCCAGGGCAAGGTGCTCGGTGTTGTCTGGAATCGAGAACTTGACACGTTCACATTCTCTGGAGAACATCTGTTAAGCATCATTAGAGACACACAACTAAGCAAGCGGTCAGTGCTACAGGCCTCAGCTAGGATATTTGATCCACTCGGCTTTATTTCACCCTACACGATCCGGGTCAAGATCATTTTTCAAGAACTATGGAAGGCTGGACTACAGTGGGACGCTCCCCTACCGGCAGATTTAGCGACCATGTGGCGATCCTGGATTTCAGAGCTACCAGAGCTGTGCAGTATATCCTTGGAGAGGTGTTTGTTACCTGTCAACGGGACAGAATACGTCTACGAGCTGCACGTATTCACAGATGCATCACCACAAGCTTACGGGGCCTGCGCCTTTCTGCGAACGAAAAATGAGTGTGAAGAAAGGAAAGTGCGACTGATCTTCGCCAAGACACGTGTCGCGCCGATCAAGACGCTAACGCTCCCACGGTTAGAACTAATGGGAGCTGTGATAGGAGTACgaattgccaatttcgtcagATCGTCGCTGGCGGTGGTAGTAAAAGGTGTGACATTCTGGACAGACTCTACAATTGCTTTGAGTTGGATCAAGGGTGACGCTACGCGGTGGAGACCGTTTGTACGGAACAGAGTCGTCGAGATCCAAGTACACAGTGAAGCGAAGCAGTGGAGGCACTGCCCAGGGAGCGAGAACCCGGCCGACGCACTGACAAGAGGACTTACCGTCAAGAAGCTGATCGACGAGAGGCAATGGTTCGAAGGTCCCGGCTGGCTAACACAGAACGAGGAATTATGGCCAGATATAACGTCTAGAAGTCCAAGCTGTCTCGACTCCGTTGAAGACGAGCGAAGAACAGAAACCGTGACCATGACTAACACTGAAGAGAGTCCCATTACTGCATTATTTGATCTGAGTAGACACAGTAACTACCAGCGCGTGCTGCGCGTTACAGCGTGGATCACGAGGTTTATTCGGAACTGTCGTTCAACATCAAAAATCGGTGGTTCACTCAGTGCTACTGAAATTGGAGAGGCGGAAGATTTCTGGACCAGACATGTACAGACAGAAGCTTTTCCAGAAGAAATGACTGCGTTGAAAGAGAAGGGGGCTATCTCCAATACGTCGAAACTAGCGCAGTGGCGGCCCTTCTTGGACGACAACGGAGTCCTACGTTTGACAGGAAGACTGCAGTACTCCAACCATACGGAAGGGGTAAAGCACCCAATACTACTGCCCAAACAACATGCATTCGTGGCGCTCCTGGCTGACAATGCTCATcggcgaatgctccatggcggGGTGCAGTCCTCACTGACAGCTTTGAGAGAGCGTTGGTGGATTATCAAAGCGAGGCAGTTGGTAAAGTCCATCGTGCACCGATGTAAGGTCTGCGCAAAATTTCGTGTACCGAGAGGAGCAGCACCAACTGCGCCTTTGCCAACAGAGCGTTTGACACCCACACACCCCTTTGACACTACCGGCATAGACTTCGCTGGACCCCTGTACATCAAGGAGGCTTCGGGATCGTCTACGAAGTCATATATTGCATTGTTTACGTGTGCGACGTCGAGGGCCGTACACTTAGAACTTGTTATGGACTTAACCACGAAGTCATTCATCAGGGCGTTCCGGCGCTTCATTTCAAGGAGGGGAACTCCGTCGACTATTTTTAGTGACAATGCACTGACCTTTAAGAAAGCAGCCAAGGATATAGGGAAGCTTTGGAGCGCCATACGGAGCCAAGAAGCGCAGGATTTTGTAGCCACAAACCGAATAAGTTGGAAGTTTATTGTAGAGAGGGCGGCCTGGTGGGGCGGAATGTGGGAGAGGATGGTGCGCACCGTTAAAGCTTCCTTGAGGAAGGTGCTCGGACGTCAATGCCTTACGTACGAAGAAATGGTGACGTTACTGCACGAAGTAGAGGCAGTGGTGAATTCTAGACCACTCACTTTCTTGCATTCCAACCCAGATGAGCCCAGCGCTCTCACTCCCGGTCACCTACTTATAGGAAAAAATCTAATAGCACTTCCAGACACAAAGGACGCATCATCAGTTCCCTGTACCAAGACTGACACCACCAACAGAAGATGGATGTATAGACAAAGACTTGCGGACCTTTTTTGGAAGAGGTGGAGACATGAATATCTGCTCGAACTACGATCTGCCCATCAGTCCAACCAGGTTCCCGAGTCGCGCGCAGTGTCAAGAGGTGACGTTGTCATTGTCCATCAAGATAAGGTTCCAAGACATCTGTGGACACTAGGTCGGGTCACGGAAGTCTACAAGGGAAGAGACGGAAACATTCGGTCGTGCGAGTTAAGGCTTCCAAGCGGCCACACTACGCGCCGACCAGTACAATTGGTGTATCCCCTGGAGGTTCAAGACCGCGAGTGTTGA